One Trichoplusia ni isolate ovarian cell line Hi5 chromosome 6, tn1, whole genome shotgun sequence DNA segment encodes these proteins:
- the LOC113495346 gene encoding uncharacterized protein LOC113495346, whose protein sequence is MKMRELMRITFVCVCAFLLAVRETRCEDEVSEVEVDGGALRGEDLNEQRKDPKGPLPGGGRRTTTQSSANATRDSQLLSLLAARRRQLLNERLATHINTLASLAHKANKTNTTFLQLEVRDSTSSTVKRITFDNSSNEPETTLKLVTSDGSKELKQEVKPHEIRHLFIPRLYQENKSRAGFINNRRREAINKAFTIPERPEITESTIVYVPPEKFENLDKDVELDPEEEFQVDESNHGLYLLNYSDTENVTQNTNLATAVSEATENTTIVENTTVTSDILKEETTTKPVNKDSEEKTESNTIANSTESKNTKLVKVENDKDNQTLFMTDEIYNHFRPMETELPVEEIAPFKYFGQKLGGQAISDNLTNSPSLSASTKSVNFIVAPLEKRKFNSRYSATEKYKNTSVDEEEINEDMDVSVVKKYIEKNKIRNTVKGPAPARHVGLVNAYRKFSSTVSPTTATATQSNVTDITLENSTQSTVDQTKDISKVNGTATSKDTLTKRNNTLTTRDNLSNKFNVTSATPRNFTRNYSNIRRRPLRVTAAASTENTPILSTVPTNATTEKASTSVYTAVVTSVSITSSMKGQNKTDGNLKDDNSTVSVSPETNVTSTPKAVILNVTNPTTVSPSIYRPKHIIRIRTTTTENPNSSPYTVSSPPSEQTTKVSAGLVKNETESKISERLASLFRQRNIENATNSTRSRNHRRRRPTTTSTTTTTPGPTLPPTERATVLPVSTPLPTTPSSTLLTTTLAPDTTPAFKPFVVTSRTSSKSSSKPVFVASTTAKSVAGKNVNRTDGEETEDLATQNEEVVIEAEKTYTASYVLAGLGFLPVAAIVAFVLRSVLNKKTKEIDTEYEGYFEDGDIKKESPITPVARPPIPTPTKPDQKWEFPRNKLRLQTLLGQGNFGQVWKAEADDLNGHDGLTRLVAVKSIKETASQKEKQELLHEIYIMQKIGTHPNVVTLLACCTEQEPYLLIMEYVMCGKLLTYLRERRSRPDRFSGSGALTSRDLTVFAYCVARGMDYIASKGIVHRDLAARNVLVDHNKLCKVADFGMSRAGGTGGATGGPGAGAAGARGPRGALPVRWMAPEALLYNVHSTHTDVWAFGILLWEIVTLGSTPYAAMSGREVLAAVTEGYRLERPAHCSPALYRAMHACWAADPAQRPSFAALKAQLAHLLDNEPAEGNYVDLDSFYQESSVYSDPSAIINDDEGLSAEYDRERRCFRELATGPAKFENRAFNFRDEELRNKFGIGTPRMGGFGIRDVPFNDRNFSDGEFNERNFPKENFSDTNFTERKDGKLSTSSFHRERERERENPLVSRNSFNGFPRVGTRDRDNHFQMAPDGRNKRVPEFECDI, encoded by the exons GTGGTGGTAGGAGGACAACGACGCAGAGCAGTGCGAATGCCACGAGGGACTCGCAACTGCTCTCCCTGCTCGCCGCCCGCAGGCGACAGCTTCTCAACGAAAGACTGGCGACGCATATCAATACGTTAGCGTCATTAGCACATAAGGCTAACAA aaCCAACACAACTTTTCTCCAATTGGAAGTCCGTGATTCAACTAGCTCTACAGTGAAGAGAATAACATTTGATAACTCAAGTAATGAGCCAGAAACGACTTTAAAGCTTGTGACATCAGATGGATCAAAGGAATTAAAACAAGAAGTCAAGCCGCATGAAATACGACATCTCTTTATACCCAGGTTATACCAGGAGAACAAAAGTAGAGCTGGGTTCATTAATAATCGGCGGAGAGAAGCAATTAATAAGGCTTTCACAATACCTGAACGCCCAGAAATCACTGAGAGTACCATAGTTTATGTCCCACCAGAGAAGTTCGAAAACCTCGATAAAGATGTTGAACTGGATCCCGAAGAGGAGTTTCAAGTTGATGAATCAAATCACGGATTATATCTACTTAACTATTCCGACACCGAAAATGTTACACAGAACACAAATCTAGCCACGGCAGTTAGCGAAGCTACTGAAAATACTACTATAGTCGAGAATACGACAGTTACAAGCGATATCCTGAAAGAAGAAACTACAACCAAACCAGTAAATAAAGATTCGGAAGAAAAAACTGAATCTAATACTATAGCAAACAGTACTGAAAGTAAAAACACAAAACTTGTTAAAGTTGAAAATGACAAAGATAACCAGACATTATTTATGACTGATGAAATATATAATCACTTTAGACCAATGGAAACTGAGTTACCCGTCGAAGAAATAGCACCTTTTAAGTATTTCGGCCAAAAACTTGGTGGGCAAGCTATAAGTGATAATCTCACTAACTCGCCATCTCTATCAGCGTCGACTAAATCTGTAAATTTTATCGTTGCACCATTAGAGAAGCGAAAGTTTAATTCAAGATATTCAGCAACCGAGAAATATAAGAATACCAGCGTTGATGAAGAGGAAATAAATGAGGACATGGACGTGTCAGttgtaaagaaatatatagagaagaataaaataagaaatactgTAAAAGGACCCGCACCTGCTCGACATGTCGGCTTAGTTAATGCGTATAGGAAATTTTCCAGCACTGTGTCGCCAACTACTGCTACTGCTACGCAATCAAATGTTACCGATATAACCTTAGAAAATAGCACACAGAGTACTGTTGACCAAACAAAAGACATAAGTAAGGTAAATGGTACGGCAACAAGTAAAGACACTTTAACAAAGCGTAACAACACTTTAACTACAAGAGACAACttgtcaaataaattcaatGTCACGTCAGCGACACCTAGAAACTTTACAAGAAACTATTCTAATATTAGAAGACGACCACTGAGAGTGACAGCTGCTGCTAGCACTGAAAACACTCCTATACTTTCCACGGTACCTACCAATGCTACAACTGAAAAGGCATCAACATCAGTATACACGGCAGTTGTAACTTCAGTATCCATCACATCTTCCATGAAGGgtcaaaataaaacagatgGAAATCTCAAAGACGATAATAGCACAGTGTCTGTGAGCCCCGAAACGAATGTAACTTCCACTCCAAAAGCAGTAATTCTTAATGTAACTAACCCAACTACAGTCTCACCTTCAATTTATCGACCGAAACACATAATACGTATCAGAACAACAACTACTGAAAATCCGAATTCTAGCCCTTATACAGTATCATCACCACCCAGTGAACAAACGACTAAGGTATCAGCAGGATTAGTCAAAAACGAAACTGAATCGAAAATATCAGAGAGACTAGCGAGTTTATTCCGACAAAGAAATATCGAAAATGCGACAAATAGCACAAGATCTAGAAATCACAGAAGAAGACGACCGACGACTACCAGCACGACTACGACCACTCCTGGTCCGACTTTACCGCCTACTGAGAGAGCTACAGTCCTACCAGTGTCAACTCCACTGCCTACGACTCCCTCTTCTACTCTTCTAACGACAACGTTGGCACCAGACACCACACCAGCATTCAAGCCGTTCGTAGTAACATCACGAACTTCTTCCAAATCAAGTTCGAAGCCAGTGTTTGTAGCAAGTACTACAGCCAAAAGTGTTGCTGGTAAAAATGTTAACAGAACTGACGGCGAAGAAACTGAGGATTTAGCAACACAGAATGAGGAGGTAGTTATTGAAGCAGAGAAAACTTACACAGCGTCTTATGTTTTAGCCGGGCTAGGATTTTTACCTGTAGCAGCCATTGtagcttttgttttaagaagtgttttaaataagaaGACCAAAGAGATAGACACAGAATACGAGGGATACTTTGAGGATGGTGATATTAAAAAGGAGTCTCCTATAACGCCAGTTGCCCGGCCACCAATACCGACTCCAACTAAGCCTGATCAAAAGTGGGAATTTCCGAGGAACAAGTTGCGTTTACAAACGCTTTTGGGTCAAGGGAACTTTGGGCAG GTATGGAAAGCTGAGGCAGACGATCTAAATGGCCACGATGGCTTGACGCGGCTGGTGGCGGTAAAGAGTATCAAGGAAACAGCCTCACAGAAGGAGAAACAAGAGCTCCTTCATGAAATATACATCATGCAGAAAATTGGAACTCATCCAAATGTTGTCACGTTACTTGCCTGTTGCACTGAACAAG AACCATATCTCCTAATAATGGAATATGTGATGTGTGGCAAGCTACTCACTTACCTGCGAGAGCGCCGCTCCAGGCCTGACCGGTTCAGCGGGAGTGGAGCTCTCACATCTAGAGACCTCACAGTGTTCGCGTACTGTGTGGCTCGGGGGATGGACTATATAGCTTCTAAGGGG ATTGTGCACCGTGACTTGGCCGCTCGTAACGTGCTGGTGGACCACAATAAGCTTTGCAAGGTGGCTGACTTCGGCATGTCCCGAGCGGGTGGTACCGGGGGCGCCACGGGTGGGCCCGGAGCGGGAGCGGCCGGGGCGCGGGGCCCGCGGGGCGCTCTGCCTGTGCGGTGGATGGCGCCCGAAGCTCTGCTCTACAATGTGCACAGTACACATACTGATGTGTGGGCTTTCGGCATTTTGCTCTGGGAAATTGTTACTCTTG GGTCGACGCCGTACGCTGCGATGTCAGGGCGTGAGGTACTGGCTGCAGTAACAGAAGGCTACCGGCTGGAGCGGCCGGCGCACTGCTCGCCGGCCCTGTACCGCGCCATGCACGCGTGCTGGGCGGCCGACCCCGCGCAGCGCCCCAGCTTCGCCGCGCTCAAGGCGCAGCTCGCGCATCTGCTCGACAATGAGCCCGCCGAGGGCAACTACGTCGACCTTGACTCCTTCTACCAGGAGTCTTCAGTGTACAGCGACCCCTCCGCTATCATCAACGATGATGAAGGCCTCTCTGCCGAGTATGATAGGGAGAGACGCTGTTTTAGAGA ACTTGCCACCGGACCTGCCAAATTCGAGAACCGAGCATTCAACTTCCGTGATGAGGAACTTCGAAACAAGTTCGGCATCGGAACACCACGGATGGGAGGCTTTGGCATTCGCGACGTACCGTTTAACGACAGAAATTTCTCGGACGGCGAATTCAACGAAAGAAATTTCCCCAAAGAAAACTTTAGTGACACAAATTTCACGGAACGAAAAGACGGAAAGCTCTCCACTTCCAGTTTTCATagagaaagagagagagaaCGGGAGAACCCATTGGTCAGTAGAAATAGTTTCAATGGGTTCCCCAGAGTGGGGACAAGGGATAGAGATAATCACTTCCAAATGGCACCAGACGGAAGGAATAAAAGAGTACCGGAGTTCGAATGTGATATTTAA